DNA sequence from the Bacteroidia bacterium genome:
TTAGCAGATGTGATCGACAATATTCGTTCTGGCGGAAAAAAATATTATCGTTTTTATCCTTTGTTGGAAAGGCATCCTGAACATTTAAAAGATTTCGATTATAAATGGTTATTGGAACGAAATAATTGGCTCGCTTGGTTTGATGCGTTTCAAGTTTTTATCGGCGGAAAAGATACTTTTACCACTTTGCACAACGCCAATCAATCTAATTTATTTGTACAGGTATATGGAGAAAAACAGTGGGTATTGTATTCCCATTATTACACCATGGTGTTAGATCCTGATCCGGCAAGAAACATGTATCGCCAAGCTCCCGAAAGAGTTCGTGGACAATTTGATCCATTTAAACCTGATTATGATTATCCATACAGTTTGTACAAATACATTGATGGCTACGAAGTAAATTTAAAGCCTGGAGATGTATTGTGGAATCCACCTTTTTATTGGCACACCGTAAAAAACACAACGGACTCGATAGGAGTTGGTTATCGTTGGTTATCGCCATTATACGCGTTTAAAA
Encoded proteins:
- a CDS encoding cupin-like domain-containing protein, with translation MFKMLGKRRKQFYKNLSETLQKSGEGKILPIDRRKDLSLKEFKKEYVRKGIPVVLEGVAKDWDCVKKWSLEYFKDLHGQDEIVIVELDKKGYPHEIIKLADVIDNIRSGGKKYYRFYPLLERHPEHLKDFDYKWLLERNNWLAWFDAFQVFIGGKDTFTTLHNANQSNLFVQVYGEKQWVLYSHYYTMVLDPDPARNMYRQAPERVRGQFDPFKPDYDYPYSLYKYIDGYEVNLKPGDVLWNPPFYWHTVKNTTDSIGVGYRWLSPLYAFKISPLYMFLDFFARKPSFFKTYQLYKKDINLIHLAEYGNLDNYLKEKAEKEQNQSSKK